The Candidatus Cloacimonadota bacterium sequence ACAGTTCTTTTGCTGCAACATCCAAATTTAGGATCTCAGCAATATCGTCAAATTGCTTTTGAGCCATTTCGAATGCATCAAATGATTTGCTCATTTTTCTCCTTTTCTTAGTTTGTTTTTAATAGAAAATTTTTTTTGCTTTGTCTTAATTATAAATGTATTGGTATGCGAACACGTTCCCAATCGGATGATTGGGAACGTGAACAGACTTGAACCGAAAGCAATATAATCTTTGCGTGTGAATGTGAATACGTACATTTAGGATGAATTTGAAGAAAAAAGATTTCAAATTTACTGAAAGTTTTTTGTTGTAAGGATTTTCTATATATTAGACAGCACCTTGATCAAGCATAGAGTCTGCAACTTTTTTGAAACCGGCAATATTAGCACCGTTCACATAATTAACAAAGTCGCCTTCTTTACCTTCGGCAACACACTGTTCGTGAATACTAATCATGATATTATGAAGTTTTTCATCAACTTCTTCACGTGACCAACTTAAACGGAGACTATTCTGAGACATTTCCAGACCGGAAGTAGCTACGCCACCGGCATTGGCTGCTTTGCCTGGTCCATAGAGAATTTTGTTATTGATGAATACCTCAACACCTTCTGGTGTGGTGGGCATATTTGCACCTTCGGAAACACAGATACAACCATTTTCAACAAGAGTTTTTGCTTCAGCTTCATTGAGTTCATTTTGGGTGGCACAGGGAAGAGCGATATCAACTTTTTCTGCCCAAGGACGTTGACCTTCGTGATAAGAGCAATCATATTTTTCTGCATATTCTTTGATTCTACCCCGTTTGATGTTTTTGAGATTCATAATATAATCCCATTTTTCACCGGAAATGCCATCGGGATCATAAATATAGCCGCTGGAATCTGATAGGGTAACGACTTTGCCGCCAAGTTGGTTAATTTTTTGGGTTGCATATTGAGCCACATTTCCCGAACCGGATAGAGCAACGGTTTTTCCCTCAAAATTGTCATTTTTGGTTTTTAGCATTTCTTCAGCGAAATAAACCGCACCGTAACCTGTAGCTTCGGGCCTGATACGGCTTCCGCCCCAATTACGTGCTTTGCCGGTTAGAACTCCGGTAAATTCGTTGCGAATTCTTTTGTATTGACCGAACATAAAACCGATCTCTCTACCACCCACGCCAATATCTCCTGCTGGAATGTCAGTATTTGGTCCGATATGACGGCTAAGTTCTGTCATAAAAGATTGGCAAAAGTGCATCACTTCGATATCTGATTTTCCTTTAGGATCAAAATCAGAACCACCTTTTCCTCCACCCATCGGGAGAGTAGTAAGGCTGTTTTTGAAAACTTGTTCGAACCCGAGAAATTTAAGAATGCCAAGATTTACACTTGGATGGAAACGCAAACCACCTTTGTAAGGTCCGATTGCACTGTTAAATTCCACTCGAAAACCTCTGTTTACTTGAATTGCACCACTATCATCTACCCATGGAACGCGGAACATGATGACGCGTTCCGGCTCTACAATTCTCTCCATGATTTTGGCTTCCACATAGCGTGGGGTTGATTCATAAATAGGCCAAAGAGAACCTACAACTTCTTCAACAGCCTGTAGAAATTCCTTTTCGCCTTTGTTCTTGGCTTCAACTTTTGCCATGAATTCTTGCATACTCATAATTAATATAC is a genomic window containing:
- the gdhA gene encoding NADP-specific glutamate dehydrogenase, with protein sequence MSMQEFMAKVEAKNKGEKEFLQAVEEVVGSLWPIYESTPRYVEAKIMERIVEPERVIMFRVPWVDDSGAIQVNRGFRVEFNSAIGPYKGGLRFHPSVNLGILKFLGFEQVFKNSLTTLPMGGGKGGSDFDPKGKSDIEVMHFCQSFMTELSRHIGPNTDIPAGDIGVGGREIGFMFGQYKRIRNEFTGVLTGKARNWGGSRIRPEATGYGAVYFAEEMLKTKNDNFEGKTVALSGSGNVAQYATQKINQLGGKVVTLSDSSGYIYDPDGISGEKWDYIMNLKNIKRGRIKEYAEKYDCSYHEGQRPWAEKVDIALPCATQNELNEAEAKTLVENGCICVSEGANMPTTPEGVEVFINNKILYGPGKAANAGGVATSGLEMSQNSLRLSWSREEVDEKLHNIMISIHEQCVAEGKEGDFVNYVNGANIAGFKKVADSMLDQGAV